A single window of Methanothermobacter marburgensis str. Marburg DNA harbors:
- a CDS encoding class II aldolase/adducin family protein, protein MNPLRDVVDVSVHLYRRGLVSGIGGNVSARVDDRVFITPTMVPLDQVTLKNVAMVDLEGNILRGGRPSSELELHLEVYRRRPDVNGVVHTHSPYARAFLVAGIEIEKMEGFRGLGQGNLPVVSYYPPGSRDLASACAETMVNENAAVLENHGVVCAGETVKEALLLAEFIEELAKTRFIAEVLKFMK, encoded by the coding sequence TTGAATCCATTGAGGGATGTTGTTGATGTTTCGGTCCACCTCTACAGGAGGGGTCTTGTATCTGGCATTGGAGGAAACGTGAGTGCAAGGGTGGATGATAGGGTTTTCATAACACCCACAATGGTCCCCCTTGACCAGGTGACACTTAAGAATGTTGCAATGGTTGACCTTGAAGGGAATATCCTCAGGGGCGGAAGACCATCCTCGGAACTGGAACTCCATCTTGAGGTCTACAGGAGGAGGCCTGATGTCAATGGTGTGGTGCACACCCACTCACCATATGCCAGGGCATTTTTAGTTGCCGGGATTGAGATTGAGAAAATGGAGGGCTTCAGGGGACTCGGACAGGGAAATCTTCCTGTAGTATCATATTATCCCCCTGGAAGCAGGGACCTTGCATCAGCCTGTGCAGAGACGATGGTGAATGAAAATGCGGCTGTCCTTGAAAACCACGGTGTGGTATGTGCAGGTGAAACTGTTAAGGAAGCCCTCCTGCTTGCAGAGTTCATTGAGGAGCTGGCAAAAACCCGGTTCATTGCTGAGGTCCTGAAATTCATGAAATAG
- a CDS encoding UPF0147 family protein yields MSNETFDRVSEILKHIMEDNSVPRNIRRAAEESKEILNNPDEDSTVRASTVISILDEISNDPNIPIHARTLVWEILSELESIRE; encoded by the coding sequence ATGAGTAACGAAACATTTGATCGCGTTTCTGAAATTTTAAAGCATATTATGGAAGATAATAGTGTCCCAAGGAACATCAGAAGGGCTGCCGAGGAATCAAAGGAGATCCTCAACAACCCTGATGAGGACAGCACAGTGAGGGCGAGCACGGTCATATCAATTCTGGATGAGATAAGCAACGACCCCAACATCCCGATACATGCAAGGACACTGGTATGGGAAATACTCAGTGAACTTGAATCCATAAGGGAATAA